The following are from one region of the Candidatus Methylacidiphilales bacterium genome:
- a CDS encoding type II toxin-antitoxin system VapC family toxin produces MIYLDSNYIVRCYLLEHGSAEVLKLVQKARGCCSLSLAKIECVAAFKRHQRENAIDAEGLQKALSFFAQDDAQEVWTYFPVSNALISSACARLQTLPPNVYCRSADALHLTCASEQGFREIYSHDRHLLASAAFFGLKGIDIIPKAPR; encoded by the coding sequence ATGATCTATCTCGATTCCAACTATATCGTGCGCTGCTATCTGTTGGAACACGGTTCCGCTGAAGTTTTGAAATTGGTTCAAAAGGCCCGCGGCTGTTGCAGCCTTTCGCTGGCAAAAATCGAATGTGTCGCGGCCTTTAAACGACACCAGCGCGAAAATGCGATAGATGCGGAAGGCCTCCAAAAAGCATTAAGTTTTTTCGCACAGGATGACGCCCAGGAGGTCTGGACTTATTTTCCAGTTTCAAACGCATTGATAAGTTCCGCCTGCGCCCGCCTCCAAACACTGCCGCCTAACGTCTATTGCAGAAGCGCGGACGCCCTTCACCTGACATGCGCTTCCGAACAGGGCTTTCGGGAAATTTATTCGCACGACCGGCATTTGCTGGCGTCCGCCGCCTTTTTCGGGCTAAAGGGCATCGACATTATTCCGAAGGCCCCTCGATAA
- a CDS encoding SUMF1/EgtB/PvdO family nonheme iron enzyme translates to MPRFLSTLLLIPLLCAKLAGAETNDFDNSMGLHFKKVPGTSVLMCIWKCRVSDYNAFVSATGRKCTKPPFVQTPNDPAVNISWEDAKAFAYWLTGVEHASGKLPADWFYRLPSDIEWSRAAGLSPSGEETGYAAEDNALYPWGKDWPPPPGCGNYSPSLQVDKYPYTSPVGSFPANKLGFFDLGGNAWEWCEDTYNRSPDYRILRGASWRMKDPGDLLLSNRIGNVPDLQLPVYGFRLVIEMPKPPEPPPLPTATTSSAIPKK, encoded by the coding sequence ATGCCAAGATTTTTGTCAACCCTGCTCCTGATTCCGCTGCTCTGCGCAAAGCTCGCCGGCGCGGAAACCAATGATTTCGATAACAGCATGGGCCTGCACTTCAAAAAGGTGCCCGGCACCTCCGTCCTCATGTGCATCTGGAAATGCCGGGTCAGCGATTACAATGCTTTCGTCTCCGCCACCGGCCGTAAATGCACCAAACCGCCGTTCGTCCAAACCCCCAACGATCCTGCGGTCAACATCAGTTGGGAGGACGCCAAGGCCTTCGCGTATTGGCTGACGGGAGTGGAGCATGCCTCGGGCAAACTGCCGGCCGACTGGTTTTATCGCCTGCCCAGCGATATCGAATGGAGCCGTGCGGCGGGGCTGTCTCCGTCTGGTGAGGAAACGGGCTATGCAGCCGAAGACAACGCGCTTTATCCCTGGGGCAAAGACTGGCCGCCTCCGCCCGGCTGCGGCAATTATTCGCCCAGTTTGCAGGTGGACAAATACCCCTACACATCGCCGGTCGGGAGTTTTCCGGCGAACAAATTGGGGTTCTTTGACCTGGGCGGCAACGCCTGGGAATGGTGCGAGGACACCTACAATCGTTCGCCTGATTACCGCATCCTGCGCGGGGCGTCCTGGCGGATGAAAGATCCGGGCGATCTGCTGCTCTCCAACCGGATCGGGAATGTGCCCGATCTGCAACTGCCGGTGTATGGATTCAGGCTGGTCATTGAAATGCCCAAGCCGCCCGAACCCCCGCCTCTGCCGACTGCAACAACTTCGTCGGCTATTCCTAAAAAATAA